In the genome of Pseudomonadota bacterium, one region contains:
- the murG gene encoding undecaprenyldiphospho-muramoylpentapeptide beta-N-acetylglucosaminyltransferase: MRIIIAGGGTGGHLFPGIAIAQEFISRNPETGILFVGVGNSFEKTTLAKAGFNHKRITVEGIKGRGITKQLISAFKIPKGMFESFAIIKSFKPNLVFGVGSYSSGPIIFMAWLLGIKIGLHEQNILPGITNRMLSRFANRIYISFEKTKKLAHTKNIIFSGNPLRKEITDIAKKDIADYEQNKSAFNVLIIGGSQGAHSINMAIIEALLYIKNKESLFFVHQTGSLDEETVAKAYEQNKIYGDVKPFFDDMAIKYSQADLIICRAGATTVAEITVIGRGAIYIPYPYAANDHQTQNAQELCDAGAAEMIAEKDLSGKILAEKIEYFSQNPKELHKMATLSKTFGMPDAAAVIVNDCYQMLDPKGGNKHV, from the coding sequence ATGCGTATTATTATAGCAGGAGGCGGCACTGGAGGTCATTTGTTTCCCGGAATAGCTATAGCACAGGAATTTATTTCAAGGAATCCCGAAACCGGCATTCTGTTTGTCGGAGTGGGTAATTCTTTTGAAAAAACAACTTTAGCAAAAGCCGGTTTCAATCATAAAAGGATAACGGTTGAAGGTATAAAAGGACGCGGTATCACAAAGCAGTTAATATCGGCTTTTAAGATACCAAAAGGCATGTTTGAATCATTTGCAATAATAAAAAGCTTTAAGCCCAACCTTGTTTTTGGCGTGGGCAGTTATTCTTCAGGCCCTATAATTTTTATGGCATGGCTCCTTGGAATTAAAATAGGACTGCATGAGCAAAACATTTTACCCGGAATTACAAACCGTATGCTGTCAAGGTTTGCCAATCGGATATATATATCGTTTGAAAAAACAAAAAAGCTGGCACATACAAAAAATATAATTTTTTCAGGAAACCCCTTAAGAAAAGAAATAACAGATATCGCGAAAAAAGATATTGCAGATTACGAACAGAACAAAAGTGCATTTAACGTATTGATCATTGGAGGGAGCCAGGGTGCTCACAGCATAAATATGGCCATTATTGAAGCTCTCTTATATATCAAAAATAAAGAAAGTCTTTTTTTTGTGCATCAGACTGGCTCTTTAGATGAAGAAACTGTTGCCAAAGCCTATGAGCAAAACAAAATCTATGGCGATGTAAAACCGTTTTTCGATGATATGGCAATAAAGTACAGTCAGGCTGATTTAATAATCTGCAGAGCCGGAGCGACTACTGTTGCGGAAATTACAGTAATAGGCCGCGGAGCAATTTATATCCCTTATCCTTATGCAGCAAATGATCACCAGACTCAAAATGCACAGGAGCTTTGTGATGCAGGTGCGGCGGAAATGATTGCTGAAAAGGATTTAAGCGGAAAAATACTTGCCGAAAAAATTGAGTATTTTTCCCAAAATCCAAAGGAGCTTCACAAAATGGCAACTTTGTCAAAAACATTCGGCATGCCTGATGCAGCAGCTGTGATAGTAAACGACTGTTATCAAATGCTTGATCCTAAAGGCGGCAATAAACATGTATAG
- a CDS encoding UDP-N-acetylmuramate--L-alanine ligase — protein sequence MYRKKYHIHFVGIGGIGMSGIAELLLNLGYKVSGSDKALTDITDRLKRLGGTIYKGHDETNIEGADVVVISSAVSSKNPEVVAATQLSVPVIPRAEMLAELMRLKYSIAVAGAHGKTSTTSIISSVLAKGGLDPTVVIGGKLKSIDSNALLGQGNYIVAEADESDGSFLKYSPAIAVVTNIDKEHLDFYKDIDAIKDVFLSFIDRIPFYGLAVLCLDNEYIQEIIPKIKKRFTTYGMSSQAVFQAKNVSIEGLISKYDVYHHGKALGKISLSLPGIHNVYNSLASIAVGMELDIPFNVIKDALENMQGVQRRFEIKGEAKGITVIDDYGHHPTEIRTTLQAAKDCWPERRVIVVFQPHRYTRTKALFDDFTRAFYQSDHLVILPIYPAGEKEIEGIDSKRLCEEIAAHGHKEVSYMEDMESAVAYLMKILNEKDILLTLGAGDVWKSGMMVLDSLLKEKDNAT from the coding sequence ATGTATAGAAAAAAATATCATATACATTTTGTAGGAATCGGCGGAATCGGCATGAGCGGAATAGCTGAGTTGCTTTTGAATCTTGGGTATAAAGTTTCGGGTTCCGATAAGGCTTTAACTGATATTACAGATCGTTTAAAAAGACTCGGAGGTACAATTTATAAGGGACATGATGAAACCAATATAGAAGGAGCCGATGTTGTCGTTATTTCTTCGGCAGTCAGCTCAAAAAACCCTGAAGTGGTTGCTGCAACACAATTATCCGTACCTGTAATACCTAGAGCTGAAATGCTGGCGGAACTCATGCGGCTTAAATACAGTATTGCAGTTGCAGGCGCACATGGTAAAACTTCAACTACATCCATAATATCATCAGTTCTTGCAAAAGGTGGGCTTGATCCTACAGTAGTGATAGGCGGAAAACTTAAAAGCATAGATTCAAATGCTCTCCTCGGACAAGGCAACTACATAGTCGCCGAAGCCGATGAAAGTGACGGATCTTTTTTAAAATATTCACCCGCTATAGCAGTAGTAACCAATATCGATAAAGAGCACCTTGATTTTTATAAGGATATAGACGCCATAAAGGATGTGTTTTTAAGCTTTATCGACAGAATTCCATTTTACGGCCTTGCAGTTCTTTGTTTGGATAATGAATATATCCAGGAAATTATACCGAAAATCAAAAAACGCTTTACTACTTACGGAATGAGTTCGCAGGCGGTATTTCAGGCCAAAAATGTTTCCATTGAAGGTTTAATATCAAAATACGATGTTTATCATCATGGAAAAGCTTTAGGTAAAATATCGCTAAGCCTTCCGGGAATTCACAATGTATACAATTCTCTTGCCAGTATCGCAGTCGGTATGGAACTTGATATTCCATTTAATGTTATAAAAGATGCCCTGGAAAATATGCAGGGGGTTCAACGCAGATTTGAAATAAAAGGAGAAGCAAAAGGGATTACAGTTATTGATGATTACGGGCATCATCCTACAGAAATCCGAACCACATTGCAGGCTGCAAAGGATTGCTGGCCCGAACGGCGTGTTATCGTTGTATTCCAGCCGCATCGATACACAAGGACAAAAGCGCTGTTTGATGATTTTACCCGCGCATTTTATCAATCCGATCATCTTGTAATTCTTCCCATTTATCCTGCGGGAGAAAAAGAGATCGAAGGAATTGATTCAAAACGCTTATGTGAAGAAATTGCCGCACATGGACATAAAGAAGTTTCTTATATGGAGGATATGGAAAGTGCGGTTGCATATCTAATGAAGATTTTAAACGAAAAAGATATACTGCTTACTCTGGGCGCAGGAGATGTCTGGAAATCCGGCATGATGGTTTTGGATTCTTTATTAAAAGAAAAAGATAATGCTACTTGA
- the murB gene encoding UDP-N-acetylmuramate dehydrogenase: MLLDQDIKKWLVNYFDENVKFDEPMSKHTYFKVGGPAKAFVTPESTEQLYKLISWSQENNIEYIVIGDGSNLLVSDNGIQEIVIVLSKYLNRISIIKEENESVLITAMAGVRTQNLCRFAIEEGLSGINFALGIPGTIGGAIMMNAGTHFGSISDILESINIMQSSGDILKLEKDDIDFSYRNLSWKRKTSDSRDPIILEGSFMLKKSDPIELKKEAELILKKRNESQPTKLPSAGCFFKNPATGKTAGELIDMADLKGARIGGAEISGKHANFIVNTGNASASDILSLMKLVQETVFNKFNINLLPEVKIVGV; the protein is encoded by the coding sequence ATGCTACTTGATCAGGATATAAAAAAATGGCTTGTAAACTATTTTGACGAAAATGTCAAATTTGATGAACCGATGTCAAAGCACACTTATTTTAAAGTAGGCGGTCCGGCAAAAGCGTTTGTAACGCCTGAAAGTACCGAGCAACTTTATAAACTTATATCATGGTCACAAGAAAATAATATTGAGTATATTGTAATAGGAGACGGATCAAATCTTTTGGTAAGTGATAATGGAATACAGGAAATAGTAATTGTCCTTTCAAAATATTTGAATCGGATTTCTATCATAAAGGAAGAAAATGAATCAGTTTTGATAACGGCAATGGCCGGGGTCAGAACACAAAATCTTTGCCGTTTTGCTATAGAAGAAGGGTTATCAGGAATAAATTTTGCCCTGGGAATTCCGGGAACCATTGGCGGAGCAATCATGATGAATGCCGGAACACATTTTGGTTCAATATCCGATATCCTTGAATCGATAAATATTATGCAATCTTCAGGTGATATCTTGAAACTGGAAAAAGATGATATCGATTTTTCATACAGGAATCTTTCCTGGAAAAGAAAAACATCTGATAGCAGAGATCCCATAATACTTGAAGGTTCTTTCATGCTGAAAAAGTCCGATCCAATTGAGCTGAAAAAAGAGGCCGAACTTATTTTAAAAAAGAGGAATGAGAGCCAGCCAACCAAATTGCCAAGTGCCGGATGTTTCTTTAAAAATCCGGCTACTGGCAAAACAGCAGGAGAACTTATCGATATGGCTGATCTTAAAGGAGCACGCATAGGAGGAGCAGAGATTTCCGGAAAACACGCTAATTTTATAGTTAATACCGGCAATGCTTCAGCTTCAGACATACTTTCGCTTATGAAGTTGGTTCAAGAAACTGTATTTAATAAATTTAACATTAACCTTTTGCCGGAGGTTAAAATTGTTGGGGTTTAA
- a CDS encoding FtsQ-type POTRA domain-containing protein codes for MGFKDSKAKVHKNRFNKKRRLGSIRDRIVFYLKITLVIMIVPVMSLSYIFIYDCITQSESFAAKNISIEGNRILSKEEIIKDADIHPGDNIFAINISKVRRKLLANPYTAEVEVSRKIPSAIAIKIKEHNCLAVIDLGKMFLLNEHGEIFKEKESSDIEIVPVVQGLSFADLNLNGKNKTKVFDAVTTVLKLGQSPKSILPNSIIKLIEVDRIIGLTITAFAENRIIKLGYSNYKDKYERLSNVLNNNKLNFQNFESIYLDNGLDRVVVCPANNV; via the coding sequence TTGGGGTTTAAAGACTCAAAAGCAAAAGTTCATAAGAACAGATTTAATAAAAAAAGGCGGCTCGGCAGTATAAGGGATCGTATTGTTTTTTATCTGAAGATAACTCTTGTTATCATGATTGTTCCGGTTATGAGCCTTTCTTATATTTTTATATATGACTGCATAACGCAATCTGAATCTTTTGCAGCAAAAAACATTTCAATTGAAGGCAACAGGATTTTATCAAAAGAAGAAATTATTAAAGATGCAGATATACACCCAGGGGATAATATATTTGCGATAAATATCTCAAAGGTCAGAAGAAAACTTTTGGCAAATCCATATACGGCTGAAGTTGAAGTTAGCAGGAAAATACCATCGGCAATAGCAATTAAAATAAAAGAACATAACTGTTTAGCCGTCATTGATCTTGGAAAAATGTTTTTGCTAAACGAACATGGAGAAATTTTTAAAGAAAAGGAAAGCTCTGATATTGAAATAGTTCCGGTAGTACAGGGACTTTCCTTTGCAGATTTAAACTTAAACGGTAAAAATAAAACAAAAGTATTTGATGCAGTAACGACTGTATTAAAGCTTGGTCAAAGTCCCAAAAGCATTCTGCCAAATTCAATTATAAAATTGATAGAAGTTGATAGAATAATTGGTTTAACAATTACCGCTTTTGCAGAAAACAGAATCATAAAGCTTGGATACAGTAATTATAAAGATAAGTATGAAAGACTAAGTAACGTGCTTAATAATAATAAATTAAATTTTCAGAATTTTGAAAGCATATACTTGGATAACGGTCTTGATCGTGTGGTTGTATGCCCCGCAAATAATGTTTAA
- the ftsA gene encoding cell division protein FtsA, producing the protein MPVQDNIIVGLDIGTTKICAVVGELTDKEVNIIGIGTHPSIGLRKGVVVNIESTVDSIKKAVEEAELMAGCEISSVYAGIAGGHITGFNSRGLVPIKDSEITQQDVDRVIDAARAIAIPMDREVIHVLPQEYIVDEQTGIQNPVGMSGVRLEAKIHIVTGAVTSAHNIIKCANLSGLDVCDIVLESLASGEAVLTEEEKELGTMLLDLGGGTTDLSVFSGKNIRHTFVLALGGNNLTNDIAVGLRASIPDAEKIKIKYGSCVAKNISSSETIEVPSMGGRTPRKLSRQILGEILEPRMEEIFTLIKREIFKAEMENLIHSGVVLTGGSALLSDVTEIAESVFNLPTRLGRPIGITGLVDVVNNPMYATGVGLVVYGAKNQTKKKFRIRDGNIFNRVMGRMKKWVNDVI; encoded by the coding sequence ATGCCGGTGCAAGATAATATTATTGTCGGACTTGATATCGGGACAACCAAAATCTGTGCAGTTGTCGGAGAGCTTACAGACAAAGAAGTCAATATAATAGGAATCGGCACTCATCCCTCCATAGGTCTTAGAAAAGGTGTTGTAGTCAATATAGAATCTACCGTGGATTCAATTAAAAAAGCGGTCGAAGAGGCCGAACTTATGGCAGGGTGCGAAATTTCTTCTGTTTATGCCGGAATTGCAGGAGGCCATATTACCGGTTTTAACAGCAGGGGGCTTGTTCCTATTAAAGATTCTGAGATAACCCAGCAGGATGTAGACCGTGTCATTGATGCGGCAAGAGCGATAGCAATACCCATGGACAGGGAAGTAATACATGTTCTTCCGCAGGAATATATAGTTGATGAACAAACCGGGATACAAAACCCTGTAGGAATGTCCGGTGTCAGGCTTGAAGCTAAAATACATATTGTGACAGGAGCTGTAACATCCGCTCATAATATTATAAAATGCGCCAATCTTTCAGGGCTTGATGTATGCGATATTGTATTAGAATCTCTTGCTTCCGGCGAAGCCGTGTTGACAGAAGAAGAAAAGGAACTCGGCACAATGCTTTTGGATTTGGGCGGAGGCACGACAGACCTTTCCGTTTTTTCCGGAAAAAACATCAGGCACACTTTTGTTCTTGCTCTAGGCGGTAATAATCTGACTAACGATATCGCTGTAGGATTGAGAGCATCTATTCCCGATGCTGAGAAAATAAAGATAAAATACGGCAGTTGTGTAGCTAAAAACATAAGCAGTAGTGAAACTATTGAAGTTCCGAGCATGGGTGGGCGTACTCCCAGAAAACTTTCCCGGCAGATTCTCGGTGAAATTTTAGAACCACGCATGGAAGAAATCTTCACATTAATAAAAAGAGAGATTTTTAAAGCCGAAATGGAAAATTTAATCCATTCCGGTGTTGTTCTCACAGGCGGGTCCGCTCTTTTAAGCGATGTAACGGAAATAGCGGAATCCGTATTTAATCTTCCGACACGATTAGGAAGGCCCATAGGAATAACAGGACTTGTCGATGTAGTTAATAATCCTATGTATGCAACAGGCGTTGGCCTTGTTGTGTATGGAGCTAAAAATCAAACCAAGAAAAAGTTCAGAATTCGCGATGGCAACATCTTCAACAGGGTTATGGGTAGAATGAAGAAGTGGGTTAATGATGTCATTTGA
- the ftsZ gene encoding cell division protein FtsZ, with product MMFSMVDNEGLTKIKVIGVGGAGGNAINNMVSSNLMGVKFIVANTDAQALDKSLASVKIQIGEQLTQGLGAGAMPQIGRDAAFETEEDIKNAIEGSHMVFITAGFGGGTGTGAAPVIARIAKDLGALTVAVVTKPFSFEGKKRMKQAEEGINELKKYADTVITIPNDRLRGLATKNAKMIEMFRKADEVLLHSVKGITDLIVMPGLVNLDFADVKTTMSKAGLAIMGIGVGRGENRAIDAAEQAISHPLLEDISIKGAKGVLMNITCDSDITMEEMTEASDRIYREVGDDADIIWGTAVDDTIGDEMRVTVIATGIGQPEIEELEDKEDKSKLRGKVRSLTMEDIKAAANYDVPTFIRQQEAVGESGGATYRGYKGMVIDNSDLDIPTFLRKKAD from the coding sequence ATTATGTTTAGCATGGTAGACAATGAGGGTTTAACGAAAATCAAGGTGATTGGTGTGGGGGGTGCCGGAGGAAATGCAATTAACAACATGGTATCTTCTAATCTTATGGGTGTTAAGTTTATCGTGGCAAATACTGATGCGCAGGCTCTTGATAAATCACTGGCTTCTGTAAAAATACAGATCGGAGAGCAACTTACCCAAGGACTTGGAGCAGGAGCCATGCCTCAAATCGGGCGGGATGCGGCATTTGAAACAGAAGAAGATATAAAAAATGCTATCGAAGGCAGTCATATGGTTTTTATTACAGCCGGTTTTGGAGGTGGAACAGGAACAGGCGCTGCTCCTGTCATAGCCAGAATCGCAAAAGATCTTGGTGCTCTCACTGTTGCAGTGGTTACAAAACCTTTTTCTTTTGAAGGCAAGAAACGTATGAAGCAGGCAGAAGAAGGAATAAATGAGCTCAAGAAATATGCCGATACAGTTATAACCATACCCAATGACAGGCTTAGAGGCCTTGCAACCAAGAACGCCAAAATGATAGAAATGTTTAGAAAAGCAGATGAAGTACTTCTGCATTCGGTAAAGGGCATTACAGATCTTATAGTTATGCCCGGTCTTGTAAACCTTGATTTTGCAGATGTAAAGACAACAATGTCCAAAGCGGGTCTTGCGATTATGGGTATCGGAGTCGGTAGAGGAGAAAACAGGGCAATTGATGCGGCTGAACAGGCCATATCACATCCATTGCTCGAAGATATTTCGATAAAAGGCGCCAAAGGCGTTTTGATGAATATTACATGCGACAGTGATATCACAATGGAAGAAATGACTGAAGCATCAGATAGAATTTACAGAGAAGTCGGCGATGATGCTGATATAATATGGGGTACGGCTGTCGATGATACAATCGGAGATGAAATGCGGGTTACGGTTATAGCAACCGGAATAGGTCAGCCCGAAATAGAAGAGCTTGAAGATAAAGAAGATAAATCAAAACTTAGAGGAAAGGTTAGAAGCCTTACCATGGAAGATATAAAAGCTGCCGCAAACTATGATGTACCTACTTTTATACGGCAACAGGAAGCTGTTGGTGAATCGGGAGGGGCAACATACAGAGGATATAAAGGTATGGTTATTGACAATAGTGACCTTGATATCCCGACATTTTTACGAAAAAAAGCTGATTAA